One genomic segment of Euwallacea fornicatus isolate EFF26 chromosome 18, ASM4011564v1, whole genome shotgun sequence includes these proteins:
- the LOC136345095 gene encoding cuticle protein 6-like, whose amino-acid sequence MKLSLNEVFLLFICFTAITVTRVISIEEKDAIPASPPKPYAFGYAAGRFPGHIDRTHSEVSDASGVVQGSYSYVDPTFKIRKVDYIADKTGFHPILNHNVPALPQDTPVVAAAKQRHLIQYSRIASRHQQLPEVVVPADTKAVQSAKNRHLSLFQKIEEEHARIAAERAALKQREDSSLHPNSLEQEDEY is encoded by the exons ATGAAGCTCTCTTTAAATGAA GTTTTCCTGCTCTTCATCTGCTTTACCGCCATAACTGTGACTAGAGTCATTTCAATTGAAGAGAAAGACGCAATTCCTGCCTCACCACCTAAACCATACGCATTTGGTTACGCAGCGGGCAGGTTTCCTGGACATATTGATCGCACCCATTCCGAGGTGTCAGATGCGTCTGGGGTTGTCCAAG GTTCCTATTCTTACGTGGACCCTACATTTAAGATCCGCAAAGTAGACTACATCGCAGACAAAACTGGATTTCATCCAATTCTAAATCACAATGTCCCTGCCCTGCCACAGGATACACCAGTGGTTGCAGCTGCCAAACAGAGACATTTAATTCAGTATTCTAGGATTGCTAGTAGACATCAGCAACTTCCAGAG GTGGTTGTACCTGCCGATACAAAGGCAGTTCAGTCTGCTAAAAACAGGCATTTAAGCctatttcagaaaattgagGAAGAACACGCCAGGATAGCTGCTGAGAGGGCAGCCTTGAAGCAGCGGGAAGATTCATCCTTGCACCCTAATTCGTTAGAACAGGAAGATGAATATTAG
- the LOC136345090 gene encoding gastrula zinc finger protein XlCGF57.1-like has translation MENFTSSCCICMGNTETLNLLDSKDGNSIKLLKKLAICVPSETWHPFYQICNSCTTQLDITYKFVQNCIESEEFRKKCLLEIECKSPNIPNEPSELEKFVCDHCNRKFRQKKYLSQHITKLHSSKKAQTSVGFENEVLDSGMVNEHDYKVDIDDIVVKKDPSIDEELDKENTRLLLDEEKCFSDDEVADNGQIDTNYSSYSEKSENEDDAFEENPVGQRLKKKGVKKEPQKCSFCDEVFPKRLDWIKHVRTKHTMEKPFACDQCDARYMNRYSLLIHARKHTNEKPFICATCGKSFVSSADLNHHNKIHNKDRAYPCPSCDRRFKTHSNLRTHRLQMHLDPADWKFPCHLCDKKFPMRGNLMKHLKRHAGIKEFDCHICGKKFVNKAELMLHLNTHTNQRLFKCTICDKDYKNREGLRRHMKVVHDQGNWKAPKPIHKFLCPMCPKMFAFGNKLQRHMFTHTGEKPFKCDYCPKRFIDNYGRKVHYKKDHEVAESDICNVGS, from the exons ATGGAAAATTTTACCTCATCGTGCTGCATTTGTATGGGAAATACAGAAaccttaaatttattagacagtAAAGATGGAAATAGTATCAAgttgttgaagaaattggcaatttgtgTGCCAAGCGAA ACGTGGCATCCTTTTTATCAAATCTGCAATTCATGTACAACCCAATTGGACATCACTTATAAGTTCGTACAAAATTGCATAGAGAGTGAAGAATTCAGAAAGAAATGTTTACTAGAAATTGAATGCAAATCACCCAATATTCCAAATGAACCTTCTGAATTAGAAAAATTCGTGTGTGATCACTGTAACAGAAAATTCCGCCAAAAGAAGTATTTAAGTCAGCACATTACTAAGCTACATTCAAGTAAGAAGGCACAAACTAGTGTTGGTTTTGAGAATGAAGTGTTGGATAGTGGGATGGTTAATGA GCATGATTACAAAGTAGACATTGATGACATTGTTGTAAAAAAAGATCCCTCAATTGATGAAGAACTAGACAAGGAAAATACAAGATTACTTCTAGATGAAGAAAAGTGTTTCAGTGATGATGAGGTAGCTGATAATGGCCAGATTGACACTAACTATAGCAGTTACAGTGAAAAATCTGAA AACGAAGACGAtgcatttgaagaaaatccgGTAGGGCAAAGATTAAAGAAGAAAGGTGTGAAAAAGGAACCACAAAAATGCAGCTTTTGCGATGAAGTTTTTCCGAAACGCTTGGATTGGATTAAACACGTACGCACGAAACACACAATGGAGAAACCATTTGCATGCGATCAGTGCGACGCACGCTATATGAACAG gTATAGCCTCTTAATACACGCCCGAAAACACACCAACGAGAAACCGTTCATTTGTGCAACTTGCGGCAAAAGTTTCGTATCTTCCGCAGATTTAAACCATCACAATAAAATCCACAACAAAGACCGCGCCTATCCATGTCCGTCTTGCGATAGACGCTTCAAGACGCATAGCAATCTACGCACGCACCGTCTCCAGATGCATCTAGATCCGGCAGATTGGAAGTTTCCCTGCCATTTGTGTGATAAGAAGTTTCCCATGAGAGGTAACCTGATGAAGCATTTGAAGCGCCATGCGGGCATTAAGGAGTTTGACTGTCACATTTGCGGAAAGAAATTCGTAAACAAGGCGGAGCTTATGCTGCATTTAAACACACACACCAATCAACGATTGTTCAAGTGCACGATTTGCGATAAAGACTATAAGAATAGAGAGGGACTAAGACGGCATATGAAGGTGGTGCATGATCAGGGGAATTGGAAGGCTCCGAAGCCCATACACAAATTTTTATGCCCAATGTGTCCTAAAATGTTTGCTTTCGGGAACAAGTTGCAAAGACATATGTTTACGCATACGGGGGAAAAGCCTTTTAAGTGTGACTATTGCCCGAAAAGGTTCATCGATAATTATGGGAGAAAGGTGCACTATAAGAAGGACCATGAAGTCGCCGAGAGTGATATTTGTAATGTTGGCAGTTAG
- the asf1 gene encoding histone chaperone asf1 — MAKVQLCNITVMDNPSAFLNPFQFEITFECIEELKEDLEWKMIYVGSAESEEYDQILDSVYVGPIPEGKHMFVFQADPPNVSRIPENDALGVTVVLLTCSYRAQEFIRVGYFINNEYSDPELKENPPSPPQFDKVTRNILASEPRVTRFKINWEEPNSQEPGPGPSETSESMPDDNTSQTNGESSTQLPSFNENSNSWATMECS, encoded by the exons ATGGCTAAAGTTCAACTGTGTAATATCACAGTCATGGATAATCCCAGCGCTTTTCTTAATCCAttccaatttgaaattacATTTGAATGTATAGAAGAATTGAAAGAAG atCTTGAATGGAAGATGATCTATGTAGGCTCTGCTGAATCTGAAGaatatgatcaaattttggaCTCTGTTTATGTGGGACCTATTCCTGAGGGAAAGCACATGTTTGTATTTCAg gcAGATCCACCTAATGTTAGTAGAATTCCTGAAAATGATGCTTTGGGGGTAACTGTAGTTCTCTTAACATGCTCATATAGGGCTCAAGAATTTATACGTGTgggatattttataaataatgaatataGTGATCCAGAATTGAAAGAAAACCCACCTAGCCCTCCTCAGTTTGACAAG GTGACTAGGAACATTTTGGCTTCTGAACCCAGGGTAACAAGATTCAAAATAAACTGGGAAGAACCTAATTCTCAAGAACCAGGACCAGGCCCTTCAGAAACCAGTGAATCAATGCCCGATGACAACACGTCGCAGACCAATGGAGAATCATCAACACAGCTTCCAAGTTTCAATGAAAACTCAAATTCTTGGGCCACCATGGAATGTTCCTAG
- the LOC136345087 gene encoding protein zyg-11 homolog B-like, with the protein MFESPISLEEACLNVVCHNILTYIEPQIQTKDGWTTDLEDIGSDCYDDERSDKKYKFRDPGIFLINQVSEKLMNKMMQKKLLCDATLNIFTEYNTRLKSVRIKNCKVTKCGLQILRQHKITDVEVTKLRNVNIEDVLDCLNDWSLQNLRSANFAHCPCTDMFRFNFIALVASLKNLKSLNLAFTELNQVTFKVVCEDLKTLEKIDLSGTSIKDLRPLEMLSGTLVSLSLCDMVAASEHLITALKELTQLKFLDVSIFNEKLDKKVSYHVMDLLDRTDILLNLETLDISGWKELIPKNSLLSFIDSHLKLEFLGLVLTSITFDPAFCQRKSLDRFPNLRIAGLGNEDQIKLTLHYYKDRYNYVQKALYHLFQLTGSFVDARPDVFKLVLPAMEVHSSRFGVQMAATACIYNLTRLELSKHIHPQTLSRGVELTLVAMETFPDEFQLQKNSLLTLCSDRILQEVTFDRFRCAKLVLDALCGFEDFNMNRMAVAICSILASKVSTEETSELGARPVYMRKLLSMVQSRVELAVSDITLKFTLSALWNLTDESPATCSVFLDQGGSYLYLKVLQKFNGNAQIETKILGLLNNIAEVIRLREKLLTDELVCVLYDLLQSDNIDVSYFAAGIVAHLTSDGDQAWKTCKLPTYTRSDMLEALTYAVSKWKVPESEMVAYRSFKPFFPLLRVDVDYQVQFWAVWAINHVCTKNPSRYCQMLYEERGHILLGNLINFGTAHPDIRQLSQDILQTLRDQGVPV; encoded by the exons ATGTTCGAAAGTCCTATTTCTCTGGAGGAAGCTTGTTTAAATGTAGTTTGCCATAACATCCTCACTTACATTGAACCTCAAATTCAAACCAAAGATGGGTGGACAACAGATCTTGAAG acATAGGGAGTGATTGTTATGATGATGAAAGGAGTGacaaaaagtacaaatttCGAGACCCAGGCATATTTCTGATAAACCAAGTatcagaaaaattaatgaacaaaATGATGCAAAAAAAGCTGCTTTGTGATGCCACACTGAACATTTTCACTGAGTATAATACAAGATTAAAGTCAGTGAGAATAAAAAACTGTAAAGTAACAAAGTGTGGACTTCAGATATTGAGGCAACATAAAATTACTGATGTAGAAGTTACTAAACTGCGCAACGTTAATATTGAAGATGTTTTAG ATTGCTTAAATGACTGGTCCTTGCAAAACCTCAGATCAGCAAATTTTGCACACTGCCCATGCACTGATATGTTTAGGTTCAATTTCATAGCACTGGTTGCTAGTCTTAAGAATCTAAAAAGTCTGAATTTGGCTTTTACCGAACTAAATCAAGTGACTTTTAAAGTTGTTTGTGAAGACTTGAAGACTCTTGAGAAAATTGATCTCTCTGGAACAAGTATTAAGGATTTAAGACCCTTGGAAATGCTGTCAGGCACTCTCGTTAGCTTGTCATTATGT GATATGGTTGCTGCTAGTGAACACCTGATAACAGCATTAAAAGAGTTGACGCAACTGAAGTTCTTAGACGTTagtattttcaatgaaaaactaGATAAAAAAGTGTCTTACCATGTTATGGATCTACTGGATAGGACTGACATATTGCTCAACCTGGAGACATTAGATATATCTGGTTGGAAGGAGTTAATTCCAAAGAATTCCTTACTGTCTTTTATAGATAGTCATCTCAAGCTTGAGTTCCTTG GATTAGTCTTGACTTCAATAACCTTCGACCCTGCATTTTGCCAGCGGAAATCTCTGGATAGATTTCCCAATTTGCGTATAGCAGGCCTTGGAAACGAAGATCAGATTAAGCTGACTCTACATTATTACAAAGATAGATATAACTACGTCCAGAAAGCTTTGTATCATCTGTTTCAACTGACGGGTTCCTTTGTTGACGCCAGACCGGACGTGTTTAAGTTAGTGTTGCCTGCCATGGAGGTGCATTCCAGTAG ATTTGGAGTTCAAATGGCTGCAACTGCTTGCATTTATAATTTGACCAGATTGGAGCTCAGCAAGCACATCCATCCACAAACTTTAAGTCGAGGTGTTGAGTTGACATTAGTAGCAATGGAAACGTTCCCCGACGAATTTCAGTTGCAGAAAAATTCCCTTTTGACTTTGTGTAGCGACCGAATTCTGCAAGAAGTCACCTTTGACCGGTTTCGTTGCGCTAA GTTGGTTTTAGATGCCTTGTGCGGCTTTGAAGACTTTAATATGAATCGTATGGCGGTTGCAATTTGCAGCATACTGGCTTCCAAG GTTTCAACAGAAGAGACATCAGAATTGGGGGCGCGTCCTGTTTATATGCGCAAGCTTCTCTCCATGGTGCAAAGCCGCGTGGAATTAGCAGTTTCAGATATAACTTTGAAATTCACATTGAGCGCCCTTTGGAATTTGACCGACGAGAGCCCTGCCACCTGTTCCGTGTTTTTAGACCAAGGTGGCAGCTATTTGTATTTAAAGGTCTTGCAAAAGTTTAATGGAAATGCCCAAATCGAAACCAAAATATTAG GCCTCTTGAATAATATAGCAGAAGTAATAAGATTGCGTGAGAAGCTTTTAACTGACGAGTTGGTTTGTGTCCTATACGACCTTCTTCAATCAGACAACATTGATGTCAGCTATTTTGCGGCCGGCATTGTGGCCCATTTAACATCCGACGGCGATCAAGCCTGGAAAACCTGCAAA TTACCGACTTACACGAGATCAGACATGCTGGAAGCATTAACGTACGCTGTATCCAAATGGAAGGTACCGGAAAGTGAGATGGTGGCTTATCGCAGCTTCAAACCTTTTTTCCCCTTATTGAGAGTGGATGTAGATTATCAAGTGCAATTCTGGGCTGTGTGGGCCATCAATCACGTGTGCACTAAAAACC CAAGTCGATACTGTCAAATGCTGTACGAAGAGCGCGGCCACATTCTACTGGGTAATCTCATCAATTTTGGCACAGCTCATCCAGACATCCGGCAATTGAGCCAAGACATTCTACAAACTCTGAGAGACCAAGGGGTGCCAGTGTGA
- the MED26 gene encoding mediator of RNA polymerase II transcription subunit 26 codes for MQNNVTELAERLQRALGSDNNVIDMPDIIDVIAHLEKVAITKELLEITRLGKYTNELRRKLTNADLRHRVKELMKRWRNQFLLPDSNGQINSSSGKATTISPLLEGHNSVTPAKVSPPIPISKMSKLVSPGIQRLVSPGQSGRLLSPQIPKRLNPHCKLMPPSLQTHRLVSPQPQKISPSLQRTGSPSCLMDRQSADVNLNQVKGFKRTANDVMENMNAKRARLNGGMTDFDFSDNSNSSFKDVTSGSSLVNVEVKRESTILNSDSNSSFAERTAEPHLDQLQPKKRGRKKGSKNHKNLLDEAETSFSNKLAVSASRGGSKVKTTQEILAGIQSKNTALSTVASLKPSKEDLEEKAAKLTERVSIIDQKLNANAHRNKNSQKHKLTLSASKPNERVIESGSVINDKSLLDRLKEEENDDEDVVVVDDADSVSSRTEESQETDAAGAQPHDQNLPKSLSVEEALSQLPPIDKSVLEEDCDEPPCTCRLKENKPSAFSIGDEEEEQAPPYEIVEDPACLAKGYLEELYQVHEVSDEKILRLHESCLPNVNGNWSLGTPRPEPPKVGGLYVNVVPNIYERLDKDVRPFDSFKKYSVSEDNIRDGSPTINNSDNVIKSPPESINGGGTNESDSVIEPKLNTSENNESSDIRTEKLEVFREWYECVDRSSYNEDTLRILPYCILD; via the exons ATGCAGAATAACGTAACAGAATTAGCGGAGAGATTACAGAGAGCATTGGGTAGCGATAATAAT gtcaTCGACATGCCCGATATTATTGACGTTATTGCACATTTGGAAAAAGTGGCTATTACCAAAGAGCTACTGGAG ATCACCAGATTAGGGAAATACACGAATGAACTGCGTCGCAAATTAACCAACGCCGATTTACGTCATCGGGTCAAAGAATTGATGAAACGATGGCGCAACCAGTTTTTGCTGCCAGACTCAAATGGGCAAATCAATTCATCTTCTGGAAAGGCTACTACCATAAGCCCTCTATTGGAAGGACACAATTCTGTTACCCCGGCAAAA gTGAGTCCTCCTATACCCATATCAAAGATGAGCAAACTGGTCAGTCCAGGCATTCAGAGGCTCGTTAGTCCTGGGCAATCAGGAAGGCTTCTGAGTCCTCAAATTCCAAAGAGACTGAACCCTCACTGCAAATTAATGCCTCCAAGCCTGCAGACTCACAGGCTTGTGAGTCCGCAGCCTCAAAAAATAAGCCCAAGTTTGCAACGCACGGGAAGTCCTAGCTGCTTGATGGATAGGCAAAGCGCCGATGTTAATTTGAATCAAGTTAAAGGCTTTAAGAGGACTGCCAATGATGTTATGGAAAATATGAATGCTAAAAG aGCAAGGCTAAATGGAGGAATGACTGATTTTGATTTCTCCGATAACTCGAATTCCAGTTTCAAAGACGTTACGTCCGGTTCATCGTTGGTTAACGTTGAAGTGAAGCGGGAATCCACCATCTTAAATTCCGATTCGAATTCTAGCTTCGCTGAAAGGACGGCCGAGCCGCATTTGGATCAGCTACAGCCAAAGAAAAGGGGACGAAAAAAAG GTTCGAAGAATCATAAAAATCTCTTGGACGAAGCCGAGACGTCCTTTAGCAACAAATTGGCCGTCTCGGCTTCGCGTGGTGGATCGAAAGTGAAAACCACCCAGGAAATATTGGCTGGAATTCAAAGCAAAAACACTGCCTTGAGTACCGTTGCCTCGCTGAAACCCTCTAAGGAGGATTTGGAGGAGAAGGCGGCCAAGCTGACTGAAAGAGTTTCCATTATCGACCAGAAACTCAACGCTAACGCGCATAGAAATAAGAATTCTCAAAAAC ataaattgaCCTTAAGTGCCAGCAAACCAAATGAGCGAGTGATTGAAAGTGGGTCCGTAATCAACGACAAAAGCCTCCTCGACCGACTGAAAGAGGAAGAGAACGACGACGAAGACGTGGTCGTCGTAGACGACGCGGACTCGGTCAGCAGCCGGACCGAGGAGAGTCAAGAGACTGATGCGGCAGGGGCACAGCCCCATGACCAGAATCTGCCTAAGTCGCTGAGTGTGGAAGAGGCTCTTTCGCAGTTGCCGCCCATAGACAAATCTGTCTTGGAGGAGGACTGTGACGAGCCTCCTTGCACCTGTCGTTTGAAGGAGAATAAGCCTAGTGCTTTTTCAATTGGCGATGAAGAGGAGGAGCAGGCGCCACCCTATGAAATCGTCGAAGACCCAGCTTGTCTTGCGAAAGGGTATCTCGAAGAACTGTACCAAGTTCACGAGGTGTCCGATGAAAAGATTCTCAG ATTACACGAATCCTGTTTGCCGAACGTAAACGGTAACTGGAGCCTGGGAACCCCACGTCCAGAGCCACCCAAAGTGGGAGGTCTGTACGTTAACGTAGTGCCTAATATTTATGAGCGTTTGGACAAAGATGTTCGACCTTTTGATTCCTTCAAAAAGTACAGTGTCTCGGAAGACAACATCAGAG ACGGCAGTCCTACGATTAACAATAGCGATAATGTGATAAAAAGTCCGCCGGAATCAATAAACGGAGGCGGAACCAATGAAAGTGATAGTGTGATAGAACCGAAACTAAACACGAgcgaaaataatgaaagtaGTGATATTCGGACAGAGAAACTAGAGGTGTTCAGGGAGTGGTACGAATGCGTGGATAGGTCTAGCTATAACGAAGACACGTTGAGAATTCTGCCATATTGCATCTTAGATTAG